TAAATCAAATCCTGCAAGCCCACTTACTGGAATACCATCTAATAAGATAACAGTATTAAATTGTGCTGTTGCTCCTGAACCTCTTAAATCTATCATTGGAGAAGCTCCATCCATTTTTCTAACAACAACTCCTGGTACTCCTTGAAGAGCTTCATCAACAGTTTTTGCCCCTCTTTCTTTTATTTCTTTAGCACTTATCACTGTTATATTTTTTGCTGTTTCACGAACAGGTGTTCCAAAGCTATCTGAAGTTACAACTGTTTGTTTAAGCTCTAAAACAGGACTTTCTTCTGCAAAAACATTTACCCCTCCTAATATAAGTAAAGCCAATAACATAAATTTCTTCTTCATAATTCCTCCTCTTAAATATGTGATATTTTTGTATAAAATAAAAAAGATTAGGAAACAGAAGATGCCTAATCAGAATTTAATATTAATAATGGTAAGTCTCCTGACTTAGTTTCACTCTACTCTTACACCTTCCCAGTTTCCCAGTGGCTATTGTAATTTCGTCCACAATACAGTAGCTCTCGCTGTGTGGGACTTGCACCCATCTTCCTTTATTAAGCTAATAAGCACCTAATTGTTTCTTGCCTTTATAGTACTATATTAGAATATAATTGTCAATTAAAAAATGATTTTGTATTAAAAGTTTTATTAATAGTAAATTTTAAATTTTATAAATATAATAAAAATTTCTAAAAAAATAAAATTTTCTTTATATATCAAAAAATATAGTATAATAAATAAAGAAGATAAAACAGATAAAAAGAGGTATGCCAATGAATGAAAAAAAAGAAACAGGAAAACTGTTAACAAGAGCAGTAGAAAAAAAGATTATAAAAATAATCAAAGAGAATTATATGCAACCCGGGGATAAATTAAAAAATGAATATGAGCTAGCTAAATTATTAAATGTCAGTCGTGGAACAATAAGAGAAGCTATAAAAAGTTTAGTTTCCAGAAATATTCTTGAAGTTCGTCAAGGAGCAGGAACTTTTGTCTCAAATAAAAATGGAGTTCCAGAAGATCCATTAGGATTAACTTTCATATCAGATATTAAAGAAGATAAAAAGGTAGCTTTGGACTTACTAGATATTCGCCTTATGCTTGAACCAGAAATTGCAGCTTTAGCTGCTGTTAAAGGAACACCTAAACAAATTAAAACTATGTTAGAACAATGTAAAATAGTTGAAGAACTTATAGAAAAAGGAGAGGATTATAGAGAAGCAGATATATTATTTCATAAAAGGATTGCTCAATGTAGTGGAAATAGAGTGATAGAAAATTTGATTCCTATTATAAACTCTTCAGTTTCATTAACTATAAATTTAACAGAAGATGTATTTAGACAAAATACATATAAAGAACATAGAGCAGTAGCCGAAGCTATTGCTTCAGGTGATAGCTTAGGTGCTAAATGTGCAATGATTGTTCATTTAAATACTAATAGAAGAGGAATAGAAAAAAATTTTTCAGGAAAGTAAAAGGGGGCTGTTGCAAACTAATAAATGAAGCAAAAAAATAAATTTGCAACAGCCTCTATCTATTTTTGGAGGGTATCAATTTTATTATTTTATTTAATATCTGTTACATCTATATATCCACCTTTCATAGGTGAAACAGCAAATCTGGTATAAATTGCTAAAGGTCCCTTTTTAAATTTAGGCTTTGGTTTTTTCCAATTTATTTTTCTCTCCATAAGAGTTTTTTTTATCTCTTCAAGTGAAATTTCTTTTCCTTTTATGCCAATAATACTAAGTTCTCTATCTTTAACATTAATTTTTATTAAATCCCCTTCTTCTATAAAAGCTATAGGTCCTCCTTCATAGGCTTCAGGTGAAACATGCCCTATTGCAGGACCACGAGTAGCTCCTGAAAATCTTCCATCTGTAATAAGAGCTATTGAAGCGGATATTCTTGGGTCTGATGCTATTGCTTCTGTTGTATAGAACATCTCAGGCATTCCACTTCCTTTAGGTCCTTCATATCTTATAATGACTGCATCTCCTGGATTAATATTTCCTTTAAGAATTGCATTTATAGCTTCCTCTTCACTATTAAATGGTTTAGCTTTAAGCACTGTATCCTGCATTTCCTTAGGTACAGCTGAATGTTTTATAACAGCACCTTCTGGAGCTAAATTTCCTTTTAAAATTGCTATTGAACCTTGTTTTTGGATAGGATTATTTATTGTTTTTATAATATCATCCTTTTTGATATTATGCTTTTCAAGTTCTAAATAACATTTTTCATAATATCCATTTTCTTTCAATTTTTTAAGATTTTCTCTAAGAGTTTTTCCTGTTACTGTTATTACATCTAAATGTAGAAACTCTTTTATTTCTTCCATTATTCTAGGAACTCCCCCTGCATAATAAAAATATTCACCTGGATAAAATCCACTTGGTCTGATATTTAAAATATAAGGTACTTTTCTGTGGATTTCATCAAATTTTTCAGCACTTAACTTTATTCCTATTTCATGAGCAATAGCAGGAATATGTAAAAGTGCATTTGAAGAACCTGCAATTGCTGCATGAACCATTATTGCGTTCTCAAAAGCCTCTTCTGTAAGAATATCAGCAGGAAGTAATTTCTCTTTTATGAGTTCAACTGCTCTTTTTCCAGCCTCATAAGAATTTTTTAATAAATCAAGTGATGTTACTGGAAGAAGTGCTGTTCCTGGAAGGGATAAGCCAAGAGCTTCTGAAATTATCTGCATTGTAGATGCTGTTCCCATAAATGAACAAGCCCCACATGAAGGACAGGCATTTTCTTTAGCAAAAGAAAATTCTTTTTTTGAAATTTCTCCTCTTTCAAATTTTGCACTATAAGCTCCAAGTTGTTCAAGAGTAAGCATATTAGGACCTGCTGCCATTATTCCTCCTGTAACCACTATTGATGGTATGTTTAATCTTGCTAGTGCAATTAAATTTCCTGGTAATCCTTTATCACAACTCGCTATAAATATCCCCGCATCAAATGGTGTTGCCATAGCTTGTATTTCTATCATATCTGTTATAAATTCTCTTGAAGCAAGTGAATAGTTCATTCCATCATGCCCTTGAGCCTGACCATCACATATATCTGTTACAAAATATTTTGCAGCTTTTCCCCCAAAAGATTTTACAGCCCTTTCAGCTTCTTTTATTAGAATGTTAAGATGAGCACTACCTGGATGACTATCCCCATAAGTACTTTCAATCATAATTTGAGGTTTTTTTAATTCTTCTAAAGTCCATCCCATCCCAATTCTTAATGGATCAACCTCTGGAGCAACTTCTCTTAACTTTTGACTTTTTAACATTCTTTCCTCCATTTATATGCTTCTTTCTTAAATAAATAAAAACTATCTCACAACTCTTCCTTCTCCATTACTATCTGAAAGCTTTTCTACTTCTTCAATTGTAGTAAAATTTAAATCTCCAGGTATTGTATGTTTTATAGCAGATGAAGCAATTGCAAAATTAAGAGCTTCTTCCTTTGATTTTCCTGTTATTAGTCCATGAATAAATCCTGCTGCAAAAGCATCTCCACTTCCTACTCTGTCTGTTATATGAACTAAAAATTTTTTACCTCTATAAATATCTTCCTTAGTTGCTACAACAGCACTATAATAATTATCTGAAGCTGATATGCTTTCTCTTAAAGAACTTACAAGATATTTAAAATCATATTTTTTAATAACTTTCTGCATATTTTCTTTATTTACACAGATAGAATAATTTCCATTAATGAAATCAATATTTTTATCTTTATATCCCAAAACCATAGCTGCATCCCTTGCATTTCCAAAACATATATCTACATATTGCATCATATCAGCAATTGATTTTTGCTTTTCATCTATATTTTTTACCCACAATTTCGATCTATAATTTAGATCAAAAGATACTATTGCTCCATTTTTTTTTGCTATTATCATAGCTTTTTTAGTTGCCTCTGCCATTTTTTTACTTAAAACTGGTGTAATTCCAGATGTATGAAACCATTTTACATCTTTTAAAATAGTCTCAAAATCAAAA
The Fusobacterium simiae genome window above contains:
- a CDS encoding FadR/GntR family transcriptional regulator, with the translated sequence MNEKKETGKLLTRAVEKKIIKIIKENYMQPGDKLKNEYELAKLLNVSRGTIREAIKSLVSRNILEVRQGAGTFVSNKNGVPEDPLGLTFISDIKEDKKVALDLLDIRLMLEPEIAALAAVKGTPKQIKTMLEQCKIVEELIEKGEDYREADILFHKRIAQCSGNRVIENLIPIINSSVSLTINLTEDVFRQNTYKEHRAVAEAIASGDSLGAKCAMIVHLNTNRRGIEKNFSGK
- the ilvD gene encoding dihydroxy-acid dehydratase — its product is MLKSQKLREVAPEVDPLRIGMGWTLEELKKPQIMIESTYGDSHPGSAHLNILIKEAERAVKSFGGKAAKYFVTDICDGQAQGHDGMNYSLASREFITDMIEIQAMATPFDAGIFIASCDKGLPGNLIALARLNIPSIVVTGGIMAAGPNMLTLEQLGAYSAKFERGEISKKEFSFAKENACPSCGACSFMGTASTMQIISEALGLSLPGTALLPVTSLDLLKNSYEAGKRAVELIKEKLLPADILTEEAFENAIMVHAAIAGSSNALLHIPAIAHEIGIKLSAEKFDEIHRKVPYILNIRPSGFYPGEYFYYAGGVPRIMEEIKEFLHLDVITVTGKTLRENLKKLKENGYYEKCYLELEKHNIKKDDIIKTINNPIQKQGSIAILKGNLAPEGAVIKHSAVPKEMQDTVLKAKPFNSEEEAINAILKGNINPGDAVIIRYEGPKGSGMPEMFYTTEAIASDPRISASIALITDGRFSGATRGPAIGHVSPEAYEGGPIAFIEEGDLIKINVKDRELSIIGIKGKEISLEEIKKTLMERKINWKKPKPKFKKGPLAIYTRFAVSPMKGGYIDVTDIK
- a CDS encoding sugar kinase — protein: MAEIVTMGEIMLRLSPPEHQRFIQATSFDINYGGSEGNIAVCLSNYGHNVGYITKLPKNEISECVIATLQKYGVDCSAIKRGGNRLGIYFLENGSSVRPSSVIYDRAGSSMAEATIDDFDFETILKDVKWFHTSGITPVLSKKMAEATKKAMIIAKKNGAIVSFDLNYRSKLWVKNIDEKQKSIADMMQYVDICFGNARDAAMVLGYKDKNIDFINGNYSICVNKENMQKVIKKYDFKYLVSSLRESISASDNYYSAVVATKEDIYRGKKFLVHITDRVGSGDAFAAGFIHGLITGKSKEEALNFAIASSAIKHTIPGDLNFTTIEEVEKLSDSNGEGRVVR